Proteins from a single region of Gammaproteobacteria bacterium:
- a CDS encoding ATP phosphoribosyltransferase regulatory subunit, translated as MKESRLEAAANRWVLPDGVDEYLPPEAEALERLRRELLDMLRGWGYELVIPPLIEYLESLLVGAGHDLELETFKLIDQATGRLLGVRADMTPQAARIDAHQLMRNTPVRLCYLDSVLHTRRNGFASSRNPLQLGAELYGHAGIESDIEMLRLMVRCLRVAGLTSFYVDIGHVGIFRALAREAGLEEGREATLFDALQRKAKPEIEAFLADGTITDRHRRMLTALVDLNGHTDVLDEARATFKSAGRDVHLALDNLQQMAAAAQCQFASINLHYDLAELRGYRYQSGVVFAAFASGFGQEIARGGRYDEIGRLFGRTRPATGFSTDLKTLLALSPGVNGPKQAILSPPWSDDDELRKLIRSLRAEGERVIYTLPGQSLDLVEMGCDRVIERRDGRWTVVAAGAPPV; from the coding sequence ATGAAAGAATCCCGCCTGGAAGCCGCCGCCAACCGCTGGGTCCTCCCCGACGGGGTGGATGAATATCTGCCGCCGGAGGCGGAGGCGCTGGAACGGTTGCGCCGCGAACTGCTCGACATGCTCCGCGGCTGGGGCTACGAGCTTGTCATCCCGCCGCTGATCGAATATCTGGAATCGCTGCTCGTAGGCGCCGGCCACGATCTCGAACTCGAGACCTTCAAGCTCATCGACCAGGCCACCGGGCGGTTGCTCGGTGTGCGCGCCGACATGACGCCGCAGGCGGCGCGGATCGACGCCCACCAGCTGATGCGCAACACCCCGGTCCGCCTGTGCTACCTGGACTCGGTCCTGCACACGCGCCGCAACGGCTTCGCCAGTTCGCGTAATCCACTTCAGCTCGGCGCCGAACTCTACGGCCACGCCGGCATCGAGAGTGACATCGAGATGCTGCGCCTGATGGTGCGCTGTCTGCGGGTCGCGGGACTCACGTCGTTTTACGTCGACATCGGCCATGTCGGCATCTTTCGCGCGCTGGCGCGCGAGGCCGGACTGGAGGAGGGGCGCGAAGCGACCCTGTTCGACGCCCTCCAGCGCAAGGCCAAGCCGGAAATCGAGGCGTTCCTCGCCGATGGCACCATCACAGACCGCCACCGCCGCATGCTGACCGCGCTGGTCGACTTGAACGGCCACACCGACGTCCTCGACGAGGCGCGCGCGACGTTCAAGTCCGCGGGCCGGGACGTGCACCTCGCGCTGGACAACCTGCAGCAGATGGCGGCCGCGGCGCAATGCCAGTTCGCGAGCATCAATCTGCACTATGATCTCGCCGAACTGCGTGGCTACCGCTACCAGTCCGGAGTGGTCTTCGCAGCCTTCGCCTCCGGCTTTGGCCAGGAGATCGCGCGCGGCGGGCGGTATGACGAGATCGGCCGCCTATTCGGCCGCACCCGGCCCGCCACCGGCTTCAGCACCGACCTCAAGACCCTGCTGGCGCTGTCCCCCGGCGTGAACGGACCGAAGCAGGCGATCCTGTCGCCCCCGTGGAGCGATGACGACGAATTGCGCAAGCTGATACGCAGTCTGCGCGCCGAAGGCGAGCGGGTCATCTACACCCTGCCGGGACAGTCCCTGGACCTGGTCGAAATGGGCTGCGACCGGGTGATCGAGCGCCGCGACGGCCGCTGGACGGTGGTTGCGGCCGGCGCGCCGCCGGTATAA
- the hflC gene encoding protease modulator HflC — MAQNKMYILVALVAVALGLMSSAFTVKEWERAILFQFGEVVRTDYKPGLHFKIPVINNVRKFDGRVMTLDAEPERYLTAEKKNLIVDAFVKWRIDDIKQYYTAMGGDAERTNLRLSQIIKDGLRAEFGKRTIQEVVSGERKEVMEVLAVNTEAQAKNFGIRVVDVRIKRIDLPEDISTSVYRRMEAERARVAKDLRSRGAEAAERIRADADRQRTVIVAEAYRESEQMRGEGDAKASDLYATAFKRDPEFFSFYRSINAYRDSFKDKGDVLLIEPDSDFFKYFKDSKGK, encoded by the coding sequence ATGGCACAGAACAAAATGTATATCCTGGTCGCGCTGGTGGCAGTGGCGCTGGGCCTCATGTCCTCCGCGTTCACCGTGAAGGAATGGGAGCGGGCGATCCTGTTTCAATTTGGCGAAGTGGTGCGTACAGATTACAAACCGGGCCTGCACTTCAAGATACCGGTCATCAACAACGTGAGGAAGTTCGACGGCCGCGTCATGACGCTCGACGCCGAACCTGAACGCTACCTCACCGCTGAAAAGAAGAACCTGATCGTCGACGCATTCGTCAAGTGGCGCATCGACGACATCAAGCAGTATTACACCGCCATGGGCGGCGATGCGGAGCGCACCAATCTGCGCCTGTCGCAGATCATCAAGGACGGACTGCGTGCCGAATTCGGCAAACGCACCATCCAGGAAGTGGTCTCCGGGGAACGCAAGGAGGTCATGGAGGTGCTGGCGGTGAACACCGAGGCCCAGGCCAAGAACTTCGGCATCCGCGTCGTTGACGTCCGCATCAAGCGCATCGACCTGCCCGAGGACATCAGTACCTCGGTCTACCGCCGCATGGAGGCCGAGCGTGCGCGCGTGGCCAAGGATCTGCGTTCGCGCGGCGCCGAAGCGGCCGAGCGCATCCGCGCGGATGCGGATCGCCAGCGCACCGTGATTGTGGCCGAGGCCTATCGGGAGTCTGAACAGATGCGCGGCGAGGGCGATGCCAAGGCTTCCGACCTGTACGCCACCGCGTTCAAGCGCGATCCGGAGTTCTTCTCGTTTTACCGCAGCATCAACGCCTACCGCGATTCGTTCAAGGACAAGGGGGATGTGCTGCTGATAGAGCCGGACAGCGACTTCTTCAAATACTTCAAGGACTCGAAGGGGAAGTAG
- the hflX gene encoding GTPase HflX, which translates to MFDRPQSGTRAVLVHLGLRSRLSWEAAGSFEQLATSAGVTPVGEIRGVRDRPDPKLFVGSGKADEILATVKNNKAEVVLFNHELTPVQERNLERHLSCRVVDRTGLILDIFAQRARTFEGKLQVELAQLQHLATRLVRGWSHLERQKGGIGLRGPGETQLELDRRLIGRRIKQLHKRLDKVRRHRQLSRSARRKATVPAVSLVGYTNTGKSTLFNRLTGAGVYAADQLFATLDPTLRRLDLAGFGHVVLADTVGFINDLPPDLIAAFRATLEETQAADLLLHVIDSQDEEHAAQISEVNQVLRDIGAGDIPQIEVYNKIDLGADPVARIDRDAEGMPTRVWLSARDGRGIELLQQAIQERLLSPSGAGAVQDAAAGPAARSLRAQVRLAPAAGRIRAKLYEWNVVRDERVTEGGEWIIEVILRPDMLGYLQRQPGCRVVIEGRRANAEELAGSLAAPYNQPPCKTIQMDES; encoded by the coding sequence TTGTTTGACAGACCTCAAAGCGGGACGCGGGCGGTACTCGTACATCTGGGTTTGCGCTCCCGGCTCTCATGGGAAGCTGCAGGCAGCTTCGAACAGCTGGCCACCTCGGCAGGCGTCACCCCCGTCGGCGAAATCCGCGGCGTACGTGACAGGCCGGATCCCAAGCTGTTCGTCGGGTCCGGCAAGGCTGATGAAATCCTCGCGACGGTCAAGAATAACAAGGCCGAGGTGGTCCTCTTCAATCACGAGCTCACCCCGGTGCAGGAGCGCAATCTCGAGCGTCACCTGAGCTGCCGGGTCGTCGATCGGACCGGCCTGATCCTGGATATCTTTGCACAGCGCGCCCGCACCTTCGAGGGCAAGCTGCAGGTCGAGCTCGCGCAACTCCAGCATCTCGCGACGCGCCTGGTGCGCGGGTGGTCTCACCTCGAGCGGCAGAAGGGCGGCATCGGCCTGCGCGGTCCGGGCGAAACCCAGCTCGAACTCGACCGTCGCCTGATCGGCCGGCGGATAAAGCAGCTGCACAAGCGCCTTGACAAGGTGCGACGCCACCGTCAGCTGAGCCGCAGCGCCCGCCGCAAGGCGACCGTGCCGGCGGTATCACTGGTGGGATACACCAATACCGGGAAGTCCACGCTGTTCAACCGCCTCACCGGCGCCGGGGTCTACGCGGCGGACCAGCTCTTCGCCACTCTTGATCCCACCCTGCGGCGGCTGGATCTTGCAGGCTTCGGACATGTCGTGCTCGCCGATACAGTTGGCTTCATCAATGACCTGCCCCCGGACCTCATCGCCGCGTTCCGCGCCACGCTGGAGGAGACCCAGGCGGCCGATCTGCTGCTCCATGTGATCGATTCACAGGACGAGGAACACGCGGCGCAGATCTCCGAAGTCAACCAGGTACTGCGGGACATCGGCGCGGGCGATATCCCGCAGATCGAGGTCTATAACAAGATAGATCTCGGGGCGGATCCGGTCGCGCGGATCGACCGCGACGCGGAGGGCATGCCGACACGGGTGTGGCTTTCGGCGCGCGACGGCCGCGGAATCGAGTTGCTGCAGCAGGCGATCCAGGAGCGGTTGCTGTCGCCGTCCGGAGCGGGGGCCGTGCAGGATGCGGCCGCCGGGCCGGCGGCGAGATCACTGCGCGCGCAGGTCAGGCTGGCCCCGGCCGCGGGGCGCATACGCGCCAAGCTGTACGAGTGGAATGTGGTCCGCGACGAACGCGTCACCGAAGGCGGGGAATGGATCATCGAGGTGATATTGAGGCCGGATATGTTAGGATACCTGCAGCGCCAGCCAGGTTGCCGCGTGGTCATCGAGGGAAGACGCGCGAACGCTGAGGAGCTTGCGGGGAGTCTGGCGGCACCATACAATCAGCCACCGTGCAAAACAATACAGATGGACGAATCGTGA
- a CDS encoding peptidylprolyl isomerase, whose product MRIANDCAVSFQFILKDASGQVLSASSETVPLSYLHGYGQMVPGLERALLGRAAGETLHVRLAPEDAYGLRDERNREILPRQDFSEGELAAGNRVYIMGTQGPRQVTVLSYDEHSVVCDTNHELAGMALEFEVHILSVRKATIHELGCGHVHDP is encoded by the coding sequence ATGAGAATCGCCAATGATTGCGCCGTTTCCTTTCAATTCATCCTCAAGGATGCTTCCGGACAGGTCCTGTCCGCCTCAAGCGAAACGGTGCCGCTGAGTTATCTGCATGGCTACGGCCAGATGGTCCCGGGCCTGGAACGTGCCTTGCTGGGTCGCGCAGCCGGCGAGACTCTGCATGTGCGGCTGGCGCCAGAAGATGCCTACGGGTTGCGCGATGAACGCAATCGCGAGATTCTGCCGCGCCAAGATTTCAGTGAGGGCGAGCTCGCGGCGGGGAACCGCGTGTACATCATGGGCACACAGGGGCCGAGACAGGTCACGGTCCTCAGTTATGATGAGCACAGCGTGGTCTGCGATACCAACCATGAACTGGCAGGGATGGCGCTCGAATTCGAGGTCCACATCCTGAGCGTGCGCAAGGCGACGATCCATGAACTCGGCTGCGGCCATGTGCACGATCCCTGA
- a CDS encoding DUF2065 domain-containing protein: MWQDVAGAVALILVIEGILPFINPAATRRALLTLARMDDHALRFAGLTCMLAGVIILYLIR; this comes from the coding sequence ATGTGGCAGGATGTGGCCGGTGCGGTTGCCCTGATCCTGGTGATAGAGGGCATTCTGCCGTTCATCAACCCGGCGGCGACGCGGCGCGCCCTGCTGACGCTGGCGAGAATGGATGACCATGCCTTGCGTTTTGCGGGCCTCACCTGCATGCTCGCGGGCGTGATCATACTGTACCTCATAAGGTGA
- the hfq gene encoding RNA chaperone Hfq — MAKGQSLQDPFLNALRKEHVPVSIYLVNGIKLQGQVESFDQFVVLLKNSVSQMVYKHAISTIVPSRNIKTPFADDSQSGGDD, encoded by the coding sequence ATGGCGAAAGGACAGAGTCTGCAAGACCCTTTCCTGAATGCATTGCGCAAAGAGCATGTCCCGGTGTCCATCTATCTGGTCAACGGCATCAAGTTACAGGGACAGGTGGAATCATTCGACCAGTTCGTCGTGCTGCTGAAGAATTCGGTGAGCCAGATGGTCTACAAGCACGCGATTTCCACCATCGTTCCCTCGCGCAATATCAAGACGCCTTTTGCGGATGATTCACAAAGCGGCGGCGATGACTGA
- a CDS encoding Bax inhibitor-1/YccA family protein produces the protein MNPLQNTALHTHAAALGTNKLIRNTYTLLSMTLLFSAATAGISMALNLPHPGLIVTLVGYFGLLFLTHKLRNSAWGLAAVFALTGFMGLTLGPIIQAYLGLPNGGETVMTALGGTGAIFLGLSAYALTTRKDFSFLGGFLMVGILVAFLGSLAAIVFSLPLVGLAMSAMFILLMSGLILYQTSQLVHGGEDNYILATVSLYVSIYNLFLSLLQILGVFNNDE, from the coding sequence ATGAATCCCCTGCAAAATACCGCCCTGCATACCCATGCGGCGGCACTGGGCACAAACAAGCTCATCCGCAATACCTATACGCTGTTGTCGATGACGCTGCTGTTCAGTGCTGCGACGGCCGGGATTTCGATGGCGCTCAACCTGCCCCATCCGGGCCTGATCGTGACGCTCGTCGGTTACTTCGGACTGCTTTTCCTGACCCACAAGCTGCGTAACAGCGCCTGGGGCCTGGCTGCGGTATTCGCCCTGACCGGCTTCATGGGTCTGACGCTGGGCCCCATCATCCAGGCCTATCTCGGTCTCCCGAACGGTGGCGAGACGGTGATGACGGCGCTCGGCGGCACCGGCGCAATCTTCCTTGGACTGTCCGCATATGCGCTCACCACGCGGAAGGATTTCAGTTTCCTTGGCGGGTTCCTGATGGTCGGCATCCTGGTCGCATTTCTGGGTTCGCTTGCCGCCATCGTGTTCTCGCTGCCGCTGGTCGGCCTGGCGATGTCGGCCATGTTCATACTGCTGATGTCCGGTCTCATCCTCTACCAGACGAGCCAGCTCGTCCATGGCGGCGAAGACAACTACATCCTCGCCACAGTAAGTCTGTACGTGAGCATCTACAACCTGTTCCTCAGCCTGTTGCAGATACTCGGCGTTTTCAACAATGACGAGTAA
- a CDS encoding hemin uptake protein HemP, with amino-acid sequence MRDTERTLSSSRAAGPKPVEPRSIESGELLGASSQVFILHAGHVYTLRRIKENKLILTK; translated from the coding sequence ATGCGTGATACCGAACGGACTTTGTCATCCTCCAGGGCTGCCGGACCGAAGCCGGTCGAGCCGCGCTCGATCGAGAGCGGTGAGCTCCTCGGTGCATCGAGCCAGGTGTTCATACTTCACGCGGGCCATGTATACACGCTGCGCCGGATCAAGGAGAACAAATTGATACTTACCAAGTGA
- a CDS encoding FTR1 family protein, protein MMLLSGSRGLLLSLICAVLLVAPCHGAEPHGSADADAGLWLLIDDHLAAAIEAYRAGRKTEAYTLAVSAYLDGFELVETRLDLVDHQLMKSIEAAMSELRQSIRTGAAPGTVESQYASVRVLFDRAQEKLQRGAGLAPALAAASSGAILLREGAEAVLVIAALIAFLRKTGHERAIAYIHAGWISALLLGIATWWLASAVIEISGAGREVTEGVVALLAAAMLIYVGYWLHDNMHAKRWKGFLHDTIGGALSAGQVWLLALISFTAAYREVFETVLFYQALALEAGPGSAFYLAAGAAAGLILLALIALLILHFSVRLPLRIFFGVNALILVVLSLVIAGKGIAALQEAGYVPVDRLPFPEWNAAGLYANWEALGVQAFMLVLVISLLGLSRHRNRHGIP, encoded by the coding sequence ATGATGCTCCTCTCCGGTTCGCGCGGCCTGCTGCTGTCACTGATATGTGCTGTCTTGCTGGTTGCGCCCTGCCATGGCGCCGAACCGCATGGATCTGCGGATGCCGATGCAGGGCTGTGGTTGCTTATCGATGACCATCTGGCCGCGGCGATCGAGGCCTACCGCGCCGGGCGGAAGACCGAGGCGTATACGCTGGCGGTGAGCGCGTATCTTGACGGCTTTGAGCTGGTCGAGACGCGGCTTGACCTGGTGGATCATCAACTGATGAAGTCCATCGAGGCCGCCATGTCCGAATTGAGGCAATCGATCCGCACCGGTGCGGCACCCGGGACGGTGGAGAGCCAGTATGCATCAGTCCGGGTGCTGTTCGACCGGGCGCAGGAGAAACTGCAGCGCGGCGCAGGTCTCGCACCCGCGCTCGCGGCCGCGAGTTCTGGCGCCATCCTGCTGCGCGAGGGCGCCGAGGCGGTGCTGGTCATTGCCGCCCTGATCGCCTTTCTGCGCAAGACCGGACACGAGCGTGCCATTGCCTATATCCACGCGGGCTGGATCAGTGCGCTGCTGCTGGGTATTGCGACGTGGTGGCTGGCATCCGCCGTCATCGAGATCAGCGGCGCCGGTCGTGAGGTGACGGAGGGGGTAGTTGCACTACTGGCGGCGGCCATGCTGATCTACGTCGGTTACTGGTTGCATGACAATATGCACGCAAAGCGGTGGAAAGGCTTTCTGCACGACACGATCGGGGGAGCGCTCAGCGCCGGACAGGTCTGGCTGCTTGCGTTGATTTCGTTTACGGCTGCGTATCGCGAGGTGTTTGAAACGGTGCTCTTCTATCAGGCGCTTGCCCTGGAGGCGGGCCCGGGTTCCGCATTCTATCTGGCTGCCGGCGCAGCGGCGGGACTGATCCTGCTTGCCCTCATTGCGTTGCTGATATTGCATTTCAGCGTGCGACTGCCCCTGCGGATTTTCTTCGGCGTCAATGCGCTGATCCTTGTGGTGCTGTCTCTGGTGATCGCCGGGAAGGGGATCGCCGCGCTGCAGGAGGCCGGCTATGTGCCGGTGGACCGCCTGCCGTTTCCTGAATGGAATGCGGCAGGTCTCTACGCCAATTGGGAAGCGCTGGGCGTGCAGGCCTTCATGCTTGTACTGGTAATTTCCCTGCTGGGACTGTCACGACATCGTAACCGACACGGTATTCCCTAG
- the hflK gene encoding FtsH protease activity modulator HflK produces the protein MAWNEPGGSKGKDPWGTQGDKQGPPDLDEIVRKLQDKFNGLFGGKRAGKGGGTTGPGRVSSFGISTILLIVLVLWGLSGIYTIHEGNRGVVLRFGNYHETTEAGLHWHLPFPVETVDVVNVEEIRTAEIGYRSGLGGQGSRTMAREALMLTQDENIIDIKLAIQYKVKDAKDYLFNVSNPDLTLHQSAESALRETIGKSKMDFVLTEGRTEIVMRTEALTQEILDRYQAGLLVTSVNMQDAQPPEQVQDAFNDAVKAREDEERLRNEAQTYSNDIIPKARGQAARMLEEANAYKAQVIAEAEGEASRFTQILTEYKQAPEVTRERIYLDAVSSIMSNTSKVVIDVKDGNNLLYLPLDRLITPEGRRDLTTDSSGEQGRAGAAASGEDPSVDRSRTSLRSRETR, from the coding sequence ATGGCATGGAATGAACCGGGGGGATCCAAGGGCAAGGACCCGTGGGGAACCCAGGGAGACAAGCAGGGTCCACCCGACCTGGACGAGATCGTCCGCAAGCTGCAGGACAAGTTCAACGGGCTGTTCGGCGGCAAACGCGCAGGCAAGGGTGGCGGCACGACGGGCCCGGGACGCGTGTCGTCGTTCGGGATCAGCACCATTTTGCTGATCGTGCTGGTCCTGTGGGGCCTGTCAGGCATCTATACGATTCACGAAGGAAACCGCGGCGTGGTGCTGCGCTTCGGCAACTATCACGAGACCACCGAGGCGGGCCTGCACTGGCACCTGCCCTTTCCGGTTGAAACCGTCGACGTGGTGAACGTCGAGGAGATCCGTACCGCCGAGATCGGCTATCGTTCGGGGCTCGGCGGCCAGGGTTCACGCACGATGGCGCGCGAGGCCCTGATGCTGACCCAGGATGAGAACATAATCGACATAAAACTCGCCATCCAGTACAAGGTCAAGGACGCGAAGGATTATCTGTTCAACGTATCCAACCCCGACCTGACCCTGCACCAGTCGGCTGAAAGCGCCCTGCGCGAGACGATCGGCAAGAGCAAGATGGACTTCGTATTGACCGAGGGACGCACCGAGATAGTCATGCGCACCGAGGCGCTCACACAGGAAATCCTCGACCGTTACCAGGCCGGCCTTCTGGTCACCAGCGTCAACATGCAGGACGCGCAGCCGCCGGAGCAGGTACAGGATGCCTTCAACGACGCCGTCAAGGCGCGTGAGGATGAGGAGCGACTGCGGAACGAGGCACAGACCTACTCCAACGACATCATCCCGAAGGCTCGCGGTCAGGCCGCGCGCATGCTGGAAGAGGCCAATGCCTACAAGGCGCAGGTCATCGCAGAGGCGGAGGGCGAGGCGAGCCGCTTCACACAGATTCTCACCGAGTACAAGCAGGCTCCCGAGGTGACGCGCGAGCGCATCTATCTCGACGCGGTCAGTTCGATCATGAGCAACACCAGCAAGGTGGTCATCGATGTCAAGGATGGCAACAATCTGCTCTATCTGCCTCTGGATCGCCTGATCACCCCGGAAGGCAGGCGCGATCTGACCACCGACTCGTCCGGTGAACAGGGGCGCGCCGGAGCCGCTGCGTCCGGAGAAGATCCTTCGGTCGATCGGTCCCGCACGAGTCTGCGCAGCAGGGAGACGCGCTGA
- the miaA gene encoding tRNA (adenosine(37)-N6)-dimethylallyltransferase MiaA, whose protein sequence is MSAPLERRPLALFLAGPTTTGKTDLAVEIAARFACDIISVDSAMIYRGMDIGTAKPDRDLLNIAPHHLIDICDPSESYSAARFRADALEVIHGVHAQGRIPLLVGGTMLYFEALERGLSRLPGADAGIRDRLVLEARELGWGVLHERLSRVDPAAAIRIHPNDPQRIQRALEVHELTGRAMSELMAERDAEPFACHAVKIHIEVSDRVQLHERIERRFRDMMAKGLLEEVECLHRRGDLHAGLPSIRAVGYRQLWHHLDGGSTRETAIDQAITATRQLAKRQLTWLRSEQCDAGFDSSDSKIREKVLKYVDAATHY, encoded by the coding sequence ATGTCCGCACCTCTCGAACGCAGGCCGCTGGCGCTGTTCCTGGCGGGCCCAACCACTACCGGCAAGACCGATCTCGCCGTGGAGATCGCGGCGCGGTTTGCCTGCGACATCATCAGCGTGGACTCGGCCATGATCTATCGCGGCATGGACATAGGGACGGCCAAGCCCGATCGCGACCTGCTGAATATCGCTCCCCACCATCTGATTGATATCTGCGATCCGTCCGAGAGTTATTCCGCCGCGCGATTCCGCGCCGATGCCCTCGAGGTGATTCACGGGGTCCACGCGCAGGGCCGGATTCCGCTGCTGGTCGGCGGCACTATGCTGTATTTCGAGGCGCTCGAACGCGGACTTTCCCGGCTGCCCGGCGCGGATGCCGGAATACGGGATCGGCTGGTGCTGGAGGCTCGTGAACTGGGCTGGGGAGTTCTGCACGAACGGCTGTCCCGCGTCGATCCGGCGGCGGCTATCCGCATACATCCCAACGACCCCCAGCGCATCCAGCGCGCGCTCGAGGTCCATGAGCTGACCGGCCGCGCCATGAGCGAACTGATGGCCGAGCGGGATGCTGAACCGTTTGCCTGTCATGCGGTCAAAATTCACATCGAGGTGAGCGACCGTGTCCAGTTGCACGAGCGGATCGAACGCAGGTTCCGCGACATGATGGCGAAGGGATTGCTGGAGGAAGTCGAATGCCTGCATCGACGCGGCGACCTGCATGCCGGGCTGCCGTCGATCCGGGCCGTGGGCTACCGGCAGCTGTGGCATCATCTGGATGGCGGGTCGACGCGGGAAACCGCCATCGATCAGGCCATTACGGCGACGCGTCAGCTGGCGAAGCGGCAACTCACCTGGTTGCGTTCGGAGCAGTGCGACGCCGGTTTCGACAGTTCTGACTCGAAAATTAGGGAAAAGGTATTGAAATACGTCGATGCGGCCACACATTACTAA
- a CDS encoding adenylosuccinate synthase encodes MGKKVVIIGSQWGDEGKGKIVDLLTEQVNAVVRFQGGHNAGHTLVINGKKTVLHLIPSGILHEKVECIIGNGVVLSPSALIEELDMLEQQGVQYAGRLKISGACPLILPCHVALDRAREAARGSKAIGTTGRGIGPAYEDKVARRSVRLSDLFHRELFAAKLGEMLDYHNFILQNYYKADPVDFQKVLDQTLALQERLEPLVADVTELMYRYKRDDASILFEGAQGTMLDIDHGTYPYVTSSNTVAGGASTGSGMGPLAFDSVLGITKSYTTRVGSGPFPTELSDAVGMHLASRGHEFGSTTGRPRRCGWFDAVALRRAVQLNSLSSLCVTKLDVLDGLDTIRICNEYRYKGAGAEKRKAAMMSPGSASTLDECEPVYVDMPGWKQPTTGVRSYGDLPAQARDYLKRIEDLVETPIDIISTGPDRNETIVLRHPFA; translated from the coding sequence ATGGGGAAGAAGGTTGTCATCATAGGCAGTCAGTGGGGCGACGAGGGCAAGGGCAAGATCGTCGACCTGCTCACCGAACAAGTGAACGCGGTCGTCCGTTTTCAGGGCGGGCACAACGCCGGCCATACCCTGGTGATCAACGGCAAGAAGACCGTGCTGCATCTGATACCCTCCGGCATCCTGCACGAAAAGGTCGAATGCATCATCGGCAACGGGGTGGTGCTGTCGCCGAGCGCCCTGATCGAGGAGCTCGACATGCTCGAGCAGCAGGGCGTGCAATACGCCGGTCGCCTCAAGATCAGCGGGGCGTGCCCGCTCATACTTCCGTGCCACGTCGCGCTTGATCGCGCGCGCGAGGCGGCGCGTGGGTCGAAGGCCATCGGTACCACCGGGCGCGGCATCGGTCCGGCCTACGAGGACAAGGTGGCGCGGCGCAGCGTGCGCCTGAGCGACCTGTTCCACCGCGAGCTGTTCGCCGCCAAGCTCGGCGAGATGCTCGATTACCACAATTTCATCCTGCAGAACTACTACAAGGCCGACCCGGTCGATTTCCAGAAGGTGCTCGACCAGACACTGGCCCTGCAGGAAAGGCTGGAACCGCTGGTCGCCGATGTGACCGAACTGATGTACCGTTACAAGCGCGATGACGCGAGCATCCTGTTCGAAGGGGCGCAGGGGACGATGCTCGACATCGACCACGGCACCTATCCCTACGTCACCTCCTCCAATACCGTGGCCGGGGGCGCCTCCACCGGCAGCGGCATGGGGCCGCTCGCCTTCGACAGCGTTCTCGGCATCACAAAGTCCTACACCACGCGGGTAGGGTCGGGTCCGTTCCCGACCGAGCTTTCCGACGCCGTCGGCATGCATCTTGCGAGCCGCGGCCACGAATTCGGTTCCACCACCGGGCGGCCGCGCCGCTGCGGCTGGTTCGATGCGGTCGCGCTGCGCCGCGCGGTGCAGTTGAACAGCCTCAGCAGCCTGTGCGTCACCAAACTCGACGTTCTCGACGGCCTCGACACCATCCGCATCTGCAACGAATACCGCTACAAGGGCGCCGGTGCGGAAAAGCGAAAGGCCGCCATGATGTCGCCTGGCAGCGCCTCCACCCTCGACGAGTGCGAGCCGGTATATGTAGATATGCCGGGCTGGAAACAGCCTACCACCGGGGTACGGAGCTACGGCGATCTGCCCGCGCAGGCGCGTGACTACCTGAAGCGCATCGAGGATCTGGTCGAGACGCCAATCGATATAATTTCCACCGGCCCCGACCGCAACGAGACCATTGTCCTGAGACACCCCTTCGCCTGA